Sequence from the Alkalibaculum bacchi genome:
AAAGATTATATTTGCAAAACCTGGTATTATCTTGGCCACCTTATTTGTCACTCTTCCTTTTGTGGCACGAGAGATTATTCCCCTAATGGAGACTCAAGGAACTACAGAAGAAGAAGCAGCACTTACCATAGGAGCAAATGGATTTAAGACTTTTTGGCTCATAACCTTTCCGAATATAAAATGGGCTCTTTTATATGGGATTATGCTTACGGCGGCTAGAGCCGCGGGAGAATTTGGAGCAGTGTCCGTTGTATCAGGGCATATTAGAGGACTTACCAATACAATACCCCTTCACGTGGAAATACTTTACAACGAATATCAGTTTTCAGCTTCTTTTGCAGTAGCAACGTTGTTAACAGGAATTGCCATGATCAATCTAATCGTTAAAAGCATCGTCCATAGAAAACGAAGCACTTCGTTTCGTGAGACAGAGGAAGTTGAAGTCAGTAAATAAAGGAGGCATAGTCATGAGTATTGAAATTGCAAATATCACCAAGTCCTTTAGTTCTTTCAAAGCCCTTAGTCATATTGATTTAAAGATAAATACAGGAGAGCTAGTGGCTCTATTAGGACCATCGGGATCAGGAAAGACCACTCTTCTAAGGATTATTGCTGGTCTAGAAACACCAGATACTGGTAGCATTATCTTTAATGGAGAAGATCATACA
This genomic interval carries:
- the cysW gene encoding sulfate ABC transporter permease subunit CysW is translated as MTSKDTLYKTTPKPVKKEWKIVSYILITIALLFFVMMLIVPLIIVFIKAFEQGVAVYYASISDPIALESIKLTLTTIAIVVPINTIFGLIAAWAVAKFRFKGKELLLTIIDLPFAISPVVAGLIFVLLFSTTHGLFAPILNELGLKIIFAKPGIILATLFVTLPFVAREIIPLMETQGTTEEEAALTIGANGFKTFWLITFPNIKWALLYGIMLTAARAAGEFGAVSVVSGHIRGLTNTIPLHVEILYNEYQFSASFAVATLLTGIAMINLIVKSIVHRKRSTSFRETEEVEVSK